Proteins co-encoded in one Lynx canadensis isolate LIC74 chromosome C1, mLynCan4.pri.v2, whole genome shotgun sequence genomic window:
- the ARHGEF16 gene encoding rho guanine nucleotide exchange factor 16, with product MSQRHSDSSLEEKLLEYRFHSELRLDARGNPASGLPMVRGALQLRDNEGFQLDTLVPPAVSPKDEEPRAVVLSTQSPAALKMGTQQLIPRSLAVSSKAKTPARHQSFGAAVLSKEAARRDPRLLSAPSFSLDDMDVDAGPGGALRRNLRNRSYRAAMKGLEAPGGERGPLQLSPKLQALAEEPSQPPARCPAKNKRTLGRKRAHKGSFKDDPRFYQEIRERGHGDAKAHRLEDSFVVQDYAQVDHIRVQKTEASDPSLLGGGGSRGSSVPHPFQVTLLHNSEGRQEKILLSSDSASDRARWIVALTHKERQSPANKGDLPQVEVTKAYLAKQADEITLQQADVVLVLEQEDGWFYGERLRDGETGWFPEDFARCITSRVAVEGNVRRMERLRVETDV from the exons ATGTCCCAGCGACACTCGGACAGCTCCCTGGAAGAGAAGCTGCTGGAATACCGCTTCCACTCCGAGCTGCGGCTCGATGCCAGGGGGAACCCGGCGTCCGGGCTCCCCATGGTGCGGGGCGCCCTGCAGCTCAGGGACAACGAAGGCTTCCAGCTCGATACCTTGGTGCCCCCCGCTGTGTCCCCTAAGGACGAGGAGCCACGGGCTGTCGTCCTGAGCACGCAGAGCCCCGCGGCCCTCAAGATGGGCACTCAGCAGCTGATCCCCAGAAGCCTGGCCGTGTCGAGCAAGGCCAAGACCCCGGCCCGCCACCAGAGCTTCGGGGCGGCCGTGCTCAGCAAGGAGGCCGCCCGGCGGGACCCCCGGCTCCTGTCAGCCCCCAGCTTCTCCCTGGACGACATGGACGTGGACGCGGGCCCCGGGGGGGCGCTGAGACGGAACCTACGGAACCGATCCTACCGGGCGGCCATGAAGGGCCTGGAGGCGCCGGGCGGGGAGAGGGGCCCCCTCCAGCTCAGCcccaagctccaggccctggcGGAGGAGCCCAGCCAGCCTCCCGCTCGGTGCCCGGCCAAGAATAAG AGGACACTGGGGCGGAAACGTGCACACAAGGGCTCCTTCAAGGACG ACCCCAGGTTCTACCAGGAGATCCGGGAGCGGG GCCACGGGGACGCGAAAGCGCACCGCCT CGAGGACAGCTTCGTGGTGCAGGACTACGCCCAAGTGGACCACATCCGGGTCCAGAAGACGGAGGCCTCCGACCCCTCCCTGCTGGGGGGCGGCGGCAGCCGCGGCTCCTCCGTGCCGCACCCCTTCCAGGTGACCCTGCTGCACAACAGCGAGGGCCGCCAGGAGAAGATCCTGCTGTCGTCCGACTCCGC GAGTGACCGGGCCCGCTGGATCGTGGCGCTCACACACAAGGAGAGGCAGAGTCCCGCCAACAAAGGAG ACCTGCCCCAGGTGGAGGTCACCAAGGCCTATCTGGCCAAGCAGGCGGACGAGATCACCCTGCAGCAGGCGGATGTGGTCCTGGTTCTGGAGCAGGAAGACG GATGGTTCTACGGCGAGAGGCTGAGGGACGGGGAGACGGGCTGGTTCCCCGAGGACTTCGCCCGATGCATCACCAGCCGCGTGGCCGTGGAGGGCAACGTGCGCAGAATGGAGCGCCTGCGCGTGGAGACAGACGTGTAG